A window of the Haloarcula litorea genome harbors these coding sequences:
- a CDS encoding pyridoxal phosphate-dependent aminotransferase, which produces MSMDFASRVERVEPSATLAISNKASELEADGVDVVDLSVGEPDFDTPENIKDAAKEALDAGHTGYTPSNGIPDLKAAIAEKLHDDGLDQYGPENLVVTPGGKQALYEVFQTVIDDGDEVALLDPAWVSYEAMAKLAGGTLTRVDTAAHDFQLAGALDDLAESVSDDTELLVVNSPGNPHGAVYSREAMEGVRDLAVEHDVTVISDEIYKEITYDGVEAVSLGTLDGMEDRTVTLNGFSKAYSMTGWRLGYFAAPEELVSQAGKVHSHSVSCAVNFVQHAGIEAIRNTDEAVEEMRQAFAERREFLMDLFADHGVHVPEPQGAFYMMPEVAPDGDDTAWCDEAIGEAHVATVPGSAFGTPGYARISYANSKDRLQEAVDRLAEHGLI; this is translated from the coding sequence ATGAGCATGGACTTCGCTTCACGGGTCGAACGTGTAGAGCCGAGCGCGACGCTCGCGATCAGCAACAAGGCGTCCGAACTGGAGGCCGACGGCGTCGACGTCGTCGACCTCTCGGTCGGCGAACCCGACTTCGACACGCCCGAGAACATCAAGGACGCCGCCAAGGAGGCCCTGGACGCCGGCCACACGGGCTACACGCCCTCGAACGGCATCCCGGACCTGAAGGCGGCCATCGCCGAGAAGCTCCACGACGACGGGCTCGACCAGTACGGCCCGGAGAACCTCGTCGTCACGCCCGGGGGCAAGCAGGCCCTCTACGAGGTGTTCCAGACGGTGATCGACGACGGCGACGAGGTCGCCCTGCTGGACCCCGCCTGGGTCTCCTACGAGGCGATGGCGAAACTCGCCGGCGGCACCCTCACGCGCGTCGACACCGCCGCCCACGACTTCCAGCTCGCGGGCGCGCTCGACGACCTCGCCGAATCCGTCTCCGACGACACCGAACTCCTGGTCGTCAACTCCCCGGGCAACCCCCACGGCGCGGTGTACTCCCGGGAGGCGATGGAGGGCGTCCGCGACCTCGCCGTCGAGCACGACGTCACCGTGATCTCCGACGAGATCTACAAGGAGATCACCTACGACGGCGTCGAGGCCGTCTCGCTGGGGACCCTGGACGGGATGGAAGACCGTACCGTCACGCTCAACGGCTTCTCGAAGGCCTACTCGATGACCGGGTGGCGGCTCGGCTACTTCGCCGCGCCCGAGGAACTGGTCTCCCAGGCCGGGAAGGTCCACTCCCACTCGGTCTCCTGTGCGGTGAACTTCGTCCAGCACGCCGGAATCGAGGCCATCCGCAACACCGACGAGGCCGTCGAGGAGATGCGCCAGGCCTTCGCCGAGCGCCGCGAGTTCCTGATGGACCTGTTCGCGGACCACGGCGTCCACGTCCCCGAGCCCCAGGGCGCGTTCTACATGATGCCGGAGGTCGCCCCGGACGGCGACGACACGGCGTGGTGCGACGAGGCTATCGGCGAGGCCCACGTCGCCACCGTCCCCGGCAGCGCGTTCGGGACGCCGGGCTACGCCCGGATCTCCTACGCAAACAGCAAGGACCGCCTGCAGGAGGCGGTCGACCGGCTGGCCGAGCACGGCCTCATCTGA
- the ribH gene encoding 6,7-dimethyl-8-ribityllumazine synthase, with product MVQLGLVVAQYDKHGAVVDAMTAAAREAAADADAEIVETLTVPGAYDTPLAADRLARRDDVDAVAVLGVIVEGDTDHDGVIADAAAQGLTDVSLDRDTPVTLGIIGPGMSTAEAEARTHKGGTAVTSAIELAEL from the coding sequence ATGGTACAGCTCGGACTGGTGGTCGCCCAGTACGACAAGCACGGGGCCGTCGTCGACGCGATGACGGCGGCCGCGCGCGAGGCCGCGGCCGACGCCGACGCCGAGATCGTCGAGACGCTGACGGTCCCCGGGGCCTACGACACGCCGCTGGCCGCCGACCGGCTCGCACGGCGGGACGACGTCGACGCGGTGGCCGTGCTGGGGGTCATCGTCGAGGGCGACACCGACCACGACGGGGTCATCGCCGACGCCGCGGCCCAGGGCCTGACCGACGTGTCGCTGGACCGGGACACGCCGGTCACGCTGGGCATCATCGGGCCGGGGATGAGCACGGCCGAGGCCGAGGCCCGGACCCACAAGGGCGGCACCGCAGTCACGAGCGCCATCGAACTCGCAGAACTATGA